The genomic stretch ccgctccatatcgaaagtgtaagaaacatgtgttgtatcatggggttgagactaataaatctagcttccatcatgcgtaccaaacaaacagaggcatattcataagtagggacagcttttgcaaggggtatatctttaagatcttcatgcatactaacatgggtgaaaaattcttctatattatctcttccaattatagacccttgtcccacaggtatatcgtttatagtaaaattaaaaggaaacatgttgaaataagtaaagcgaatgcaagtaactaattttttttgtgtttttaatatagagtgcaagacagtaaataaagtagaactagcaactaatttttttgtgttttgatttagtgcagcaaacaagaaagtaaataaaataaagcaagacaaaaacaaagtaaagagattggattgtggagactccccttgcagcatgtcttgatctccccggtaacggcgccgtaaaaatactatgcatggaaattaaaagggacggaaagtctagtttgttgtttcttagtcggaaacgtacattgagaaagttcttcatcgttttaatatgcatgatgcaaagtcgagttactactcctattgcttctcatttcaagttgtcgaCTTTACAATGTCCTAGCTcgaagatgatattgagtacatgtctcgagttccctattctagtgctgttggttccttgatgtatgccatggtttgttctcgtcctgatctgtcatatgctatgagtttggtaagTCGATatatggctaatcctggtaaagaacattggaaagctgttcagtggattttcaggtaccttcgcggcacatcaaaagcttgcttgaggtttggaaggattggtgaggggctcgccggatatgtggattcagattatgctggcgatttggataagagaaggtccctcacagaGTTATGTGTTTACTCgttggtggatgtgctcgttagctggaaggctactttgcaggatgtcgttgcacaatctactaccgaggctgagtacatggctattgctgagGCGAGTAAAGAGGCTCGTTTGGCTGAAAGGtttatatgctgagctttgtggagataattcttgcattaagttgttcagtgacagtcaaagtgctatttatcttactaaagatcagatgttccatgagaggacaaagcacattgatattaattaagtaccacgcaatcagagatgtggttgcaaaaggtaaagtgaaggtatgcaagattagtactcatgataatcctgctgatatgatgactaagcctgtcctcgtgtccaagtttgagctttgctcaagcttggttggtataactgtttagtccaagtggctattggcgtcagcaagtgttttctttgttgattcaggtgattgttgaagttcatgctacaaggaatttgtctcaaggtggagtttgttatattgtgatccaaattccaagaagaggctaacttctgacgagcggagagaGGGTACGGATCGTTTCCACCGTCTAtatatattccctgtaagccgccgctagggttttggtcacatcattgtacacccacggtgtttgtaaacaccatcgaaatagtgaagttttgctggctggcgcccgtggtttttcccttgtgtgttgcaagggttttccacgttaaaatctcgtgtccctgcaatgttttacttttcgttcttcgtttattgtgcatctcgattatAACACTTGTCACATAGCAGTCCATTAGCCAACCACGTATCAGTCCAGAATTTAGTGTTGCGCCCATTATTCACTTTGTTCTCAGCATCCAATTTGAAAAGATGCTTTACCCTTTGGATGTTGTTCCAAACTTGGGACCCTTTTTGTGGCATGGCCATGAAAATGTCCCCATCCTGAGTTACTTGGAACGAACAAGATCTGCCCAGAGGCCTTGCTTGTTCTGGCTAAGCTTCCAAACTCATTTTAGAAGCAGATCCACATTCGTGAGCTTAGTGTTAATAATCCCCAAACCTCGGAGGTCCTTAGGTTTGCACATCGTAGCCCATTGACCATATGACGTTTCCTCTTGTCCCCCACCCCCTCCCAAATGAACCTGCATCCGAACTTGTCCATACTCGAAGTTTTATTCAGATATATGCATGTTTAAACATCAGTTTTGTGGACCGCTGGGATTATGTTGTTGTAGAAAAAAAGCCACACAGAACATCCACATATGAGCTCAGTTGCACTTTTGTGGCCCTCACATGTAGCAAACCCAAATAGAAATCCAAAGACAAAAAACCACTAATAAACTGTAAAATATGCAAGACCTGGTTTGAAAATTCGGATCGCTTGATTAAAATGTCACATGGAGTCTAGACCCTTCgatttaaataaataaaaataatatttaataAAAATGACTCGTAGCAATGCACGAGAATTTTTTCTAGCAGGAATCCAacaataggaaaacactcactagTAAAATGTAAAATATGCAAGCCCTTGTTAGAAGAGTAGGACTACCATATTGGAATATCACATGGAGTCTAGACTCTTCAATCAAATTAAATAATGTACAATTCAAATTTCATCAAATTTCAATAGATATTATTTCATTTCTTTAGTCACAAAATCTTATTAATTTTTCCTATTAACCACTTTCAAGATTCCACCAAATTCTAGGAGGCTTTGTGCATGAGTCTAATATGGTGTCCATATTAATGCATGACATGAGTATCTATAATTTATATGTGGTGTGTCCAAACACCAATTGGTGGTTTCAAACTTATATTTGTTTTAAAGTTAAAATATTTACACTTTTACGGTTGTTGTGGGAAACAATAATAGCCAGGATCCCTCCTATGCCTATATGGAACTTACGTGAATGACCTTCATGCAAagtaaataaaaaaatcaaaccaAGTCAAGTCAACATAGGCCTAGGCCATTGGTCCATAAAAACATAGGCCTAGGGCAAATGCATGGTCAACTAGTCAAAAAAAAAGGAACAAATGATAATCCCAAAGGTGAAGCCTCGTGAAGAAAGACATACATTGGGTGTGATGATAGATGGCCTAGCTCACCATGGACATGGACTAGACTCTCTCCCCTCAAAATGCCTCCTAGACTGGGAATTAAATTTTAGCGGTGTATCGTTTCCATTTACTACAACCAACCTTTAGTCTGTTTGTCAAGGACTCctgctgatgtgggcattacccttcgggtaactggtaTTACGCTACCTCCTACAGCccgaccaggggcccatgaagattatccatcgaccaaggtgggccgttatgtcggttccaaagaaggattcttgaagaacaaggcaagaagacgaagagaacaaggaaagtttagacatggactctttgtaacctagtcgtacccggacagacctctcgagacctgactcacaatataagggccaagagagggtctgccgagggacacacaatcaacttAGCCATAACCACCGTAGGTCTAGAGCTAGGACATGCGAaaccttagcctctcgacgatatCATAGTCAaagccttcggcaccccattgtaacccgatattctcaataatcaagatcagacaagcaggaagtaagggttttacctcaccgagggccccgaacctgggtaaactctctccccgtttgtttggtatctgatgtctcgagttagcctgcaggattccgtcaaccctaagccccaaaaggtcggcattaccgaggagcaccctcgacacctgCCTTATATAACTCTTAAAGGGATGGGAGCTCAAACACATCCAACTCAAATACATAGAAGGGGTAAGAGAGCTTCAAGACTGTTCGAGAAGTTCTAGTTTCAGAACTGAGAAGTCTGGCGATGCTCGAAATAACAGCGGGATGAGAATTGGGGTAAGCCTAGGGGTATCCCATCCGGCTAAAGTTGACAACCAAGCCCCTCTATAAACTTTCCTTACACGAGAGTTAGATCACGCTCTAGCAAGGCGTGCATACATATATAAAAGACAATCGGTGTGCCAATACTCGTTAAGTGTACGACAACCTTCGTCATTAGGGCGTCATATATACATGCCCCGTACTCACTAATTTTTGGCGCGACTATGTACTCTTTTGTTCTTCCGATGAACATCAATAATAATCATTTTTTGTGTTTCTGGTATTTGTTTACTTGACTATGGGTATTCATTAACAAGGTTGCATCCTACTATATTATTTATTTGGAATATATTAATCATCCAGTTGTTCATATTTACTTTGTTTAATTTTATTTATTGTGTTGTAATTACTTGATTAAAAAATAGGATAACTACTATAAATGAAAAATATACGGCAACCAATATTTGAAGAAAATTATTTTTCCCTGGTGCATCACTTACCCATGTTCATTAGTACCTTTCTATGGGACCACCCAACCAAATAATTACTCATTAACCAATCAATAGTCTCTTTAAGAGAGTAATTGTATAATTTTCTTTTCACGCAACTTTGGAGTCAAATTGTCTTTTGTAGTACACTAAATTGTTTGTGATGTTGGGTAATTACTGTGTTGACTAGCCGTCATGATGTCGATCCACTTATGAATAGAATATAGAAGATACAATTACGAGTACATAACAAGAATATAAAGAAATACATTCCCATTCCAAAATTAGTTATAAACTTTGTCAGCCCATATTTATTTTTAAGAGGGTGTACCCCTTCTTGTGCCAATACACATCGCACAATATGGTACTAAAAGTTCCTCAAAATCTCATGTGTCGGTAGGCGCAAGCTATTAAGCTAGGCCTACGAAGAAACTTCGACTTCACATTTTTATGGTACTTCATTTTGTCTACAATATTCACTATTAAGTAGAATATTGAGCATTTGTAATTAGAAAAATTAACACCATATTGGACATTTCACAAAATGATACACCGCACtaacaaataacaataaaatcacTCCACTAAAACAAAACATGAAATTCATGCAACATACTCAAATAACTGTAGTGGTTATATGAAAATATCAACCAAACCATCATAACTCTTGATCTTTGCTCAAGAAACCTTTACTATGGAACCAAACACATAAACAAAAATGAGATATTTGGTTCGAGAATCATGTCGTACTAGGATATTTTGATGACCTTTATTGCGGTGTTGGTTGGGGTGGATCCATTTAATAATTTCTGGGAGCCTTATCCTTATGACTTATGAAGGGCATATGCGTGATACACCAAAAATACATGATTCTTCTAAAACCAAGCAAAATGAGTTAGAATCAATTTTTCAATTCATTGCCAGATTCCCCTAATCAGATTTCCCAAAAAAATACACATCAAATAGGAACCAACCAAGGACACAAGAAATAAAAGCACCTATAATGGTATCACCTACACAACAAAATAAATATTGTCCTATATAAACATGTGCTGAAGTGGCAAGTGATTCAATGACAATGACACATACATATTACAAGAACAAGCAACATATCTCTAAGGAGGACATCAAAGGATAGCAAACACATCGATGGATCTTTGCAGGAATAGTACCTTAATTTTATGGATGTTCGTGGTCGTAGGAACGAGATATGCACGAGCACCAAAATCAGGTTAAGAGTGGAAATATGTTTGACATTGTAAAACATGAGAAAGGTCTTAGGAAAAGAGTAGAGGATTAACATCGAATAGTCTGAAAATTACAATACAGATTGAAGAGGCAACTTGGAAGGGTAAGAACACATCTAAGGTCCATACCCCCAAAAAGTAGAACAAGTATCAACAATATGTAGACATAGTGAGAACTAACAAATTGCTCCTTAGGTCCTAATAGAACAAGTTAAATATGAATTTGCAGAGCACAGTGACTACAAAACGTGCGGATTATATGAAATTTGGTTATTATTCTAGTAAAAGAATTGTTCATAAATAAAAAAAGATTAATAATCTTTCTATTTTGACGATAAAAAGAAATCTAAAGCAACCTAAAACACTCCAAATCGCAACTTAGGAAGGGGCAAGCCGGAGAAACCGACCTTGAACGAAGACGAGTCGTTTTCGAGAACTCGCGGAGAGGCGGTATAGTGGGCGGAGTCAGTggcggagagggagagggggctaCAAATACCCCCCGCCCACGCCACGTGACGCCACCGGATGCAAACCTATTTATATAGTATCCTTAATTCCCCATCTctctcgtccgcctcctcctcccctccccttccTCCTCTCCCCGACCTCCCCCAACCCGCCTCGCCGTCGCCCCCTCcccgcaaaccctaaccctaggcgccctgcgccgcctccatggCCAGCAGCAACGTCTCCGCCGTCTACATCTCCGTCATCGAGGACGTCGTCGCCAACGTCCGCGAGGACTTCATCACCTACGGCGTCGGCGACGCCGTCCTCAACGAGCTCCAGGCTGTAAGTCCCCCCGACCCCCAATCCCCTCCAATTGCCGCTCGATTTCCGCGATTTTGACGCCTGCCTCCCCGATCCGGCCCCAAAACCCTAGCTATGGGAAATGAAGATGCTCCACTGCGGCGCAATCTCGGGGACCATCGACCGCACCAGGGCCCCCGCCgcgcccgcccccgccgccggcgccaccccGCCCGTGCACGACCTCAACGTGCCCTACGAGGCCACCTCCGAGGAATACGCCACCCCCaccgccgacatgctcttcccACCGGTGAGCACCAAATCCCCTCTTATATTCCCCCCTCCCCAAATCGGCAGCGATCTCTCCGGGTTCTAACGGGGTTAGCCCTCTTTCGTTCGTTGCAGACACCCCTCCAGACCCCGATTCAGACGCCTCTTCCGGGAACAGAGGCCGGTATGTACAACATACCCACCGGGCCCTCCGACTACGCCCCTTCGCCCATCAGCGACATGCGAAACGGCATGTCCATGAACGGGGCTGATCCCAAGACCGGCCGCCCAAACCCTTTCATGGTAAACTGAATTTATATATTCTTGATGTTTTCCTTTCCTTTAAGCACAGTATTTTCATGTTTGTAAGTTTTGCTTTGCAGCAGTCACCTTCGCCCTGGATGAACCAGAGACCGCTGGGGGTGGATGTCAACGTTGGTATGTGTTTATGCCATCCTTTTGTTCTTGGCATGCCACTGGTCAGACCAATGTTGATCGAGGAAAGCAAATGATACTTGGACTATTTTGGTTGATGTATACAGCTTATGAGGAGAGCCGGGAGGACCCTGACAGGATGGTGCAACCACAGCCACTGACTCAGGTATAGATCAACTAACGGCACATATTTGATTCTCCTGCTGCAATCAGTTCCAGTTTTCTTCACCACTGGTTAATAAGTGTCTGTTATTAGAAACATTGCCCCTGATGCTTACTCGTGTTTCTAGATTCCTAAAACACATTGGTTACTGGCTATGTGTCAACCTTATATGGGCGATTTTGGTCTTGAAAGAATAACAGAACACATGCTTATTACCACTACCTTTAAAAGATAATATTTAGGATTTTTTCCTGGAGATTACCCTTTCATCCTACATTGTGCTCTTACATCACTTCAGTGTTTTGAAAtagtggaatcatgcattattattTTTCACCCGTAAGCACAGTATTTTAATTGGGTACCATATTCCTCTTTTATGTTGTATTGGGTGCACTAAGCAAGAACAATCTAATCTATCTAAGCACTAAATCATCCCTTTGAATTAGCTTATTGCCCTGACCTTTGagatgtcaaatatactgaaggaAGAGagatcctgtttttttttttccgtTGAAAAAAGTTTATTGCCCAGACCTTTGAGTTGTGATGGACAAACTAAAATCAAGTAAGTTTAGCTCTGTATATTAGAACAATGGTCAATATTTTGGTAACGCATTCTGCATTGATGGCGATGCATGTGGTCATTTGGCAGGGAAATCGTACCAGTTCTATTTGTATATTTCCTCAGCATGAATACTGCAGAGAAGTGATTTTAGCACCCAAACAGGGATGCAGGGATCAACTACCTGTACATTTACCACCCAAACATGTAAAATCAAATTATGCATGGATTGCAGTTCTTGATCATGCATTTTATCTTTGTTTGAACACAAGTTGACTGCACTATCAGCTGCTTACAAGAAGTAAATTTAGCCTGTTCAGAATCCTGATTTTCATTGTATTTTTAATAATGTATTTATACTTGGTTCATTTCATTTTGTAGGATTTTCTGATGATGTCTTCTGGAAAGCGCAAGAGGGATGAATATCCTGGTCAGCTCCCTTCTGGTTCTTTCGTGCCACAACAGGATGGAAGTGCTGATCAGGTTCTCGAATTTGTGGTGTCAAAGGTACTGTTCAAAATCACATATAAACCATTTTTTTTACCTTTAATGGTACTACATATTGCTAGCTAGAGGCGGGATTATGGATGATATAGAGGAACTACTCTGATTTTCGTTAGCATACATATTAGATAATTTATAAGTGTCAAGTGCATGGATCATGTAAAGTAGTTAAAACTGTAAATTAGATAAAACAAAGAAAAAGGTAATTGCACATGTGAGGTTTCTATTTTAAAGATATTTTGCCTCTTTTGGTACTGTAAGATGAGACTATTGGTTTTCAAGTTTACTTCCCAGATATGAGACTTGGTTTTCAAGTTTACTTCCCAAAGTTCCACCCTCTTAGCGGTTGCCAAGCATAAATAAAATAGGGGCTGTGCAGGGTAGAAGAACGGGGTTTCACAAATGTAGAGGACTTGCTGTCATAAGAAAATATGACAAACTAAAAAGTAATGCCTAAGTTACCTGGCCCATTGTGCTTGCCAACGCACAATATGGCCAAGTCATGACCTTAGTCACCACTTACCAGTTATCACCACTCTGACTGACCCCTGCCACTTATTTTTAAGAGCACATGAAGAAAAG from Lolium rigidum isolate FL_2022 chromosome 4, APGP_CSIRO_Lrig_0.1, whole genome shotgun sequence encodes the following:
- the LOC124649590 gene encoding transcription initiation factor IIA subunit 1-like isoform X1 codes for the protein MASSNVSAVYISVIEDVVANVREDFITYGVGDAVLNELQALWEMKMLHCGAISGTIDRTRAPAAPAPAAGATPPVHDLNVPYEATSEEYATPTADMLFPPTPLQTPIQTPLPGTEAGMYNIPTGPSDYAPSPISDMRNGMSMNGADPKTGRPNPFMQSPSPWMNQRPLGVDVNVAYEESREDPDRMVQPQPLTQDFLMMSSGKRKRDEYPGQLPSGSFVPQQDGSADQVLEFVVSKDNAAKVWNSIMNRQESATNVSLIKRTTMSPVLPQRDGMQDDYNDQFFFPGVPTEDYNTPGESSEYRTPTPAVVTPQPRNDTGDEDDDEPPLNEDDDDDDETDDFTEDNDEPNTQHLVLAQFDKVTRTKNRWKCTLKDGIMHLNGRDVLFNKASGEFDF
- the LOC124649590 gene encoding transcription initiation factor IIA subunit 1-like isoform X2, coding for MASSNVSAVYISVIEDVVANVREDFITYGVGDAVLNELQALWEMKMLHCGAISGTIDRTRAPAAPAPAAGATPPVHDLNVPYEATSEEYATPTADMLFPPTPLQTPIQTPLPGTEAGMYNIPTGPSDYAPSPISDMRNGMSMNGADPKTGRPNPFMSPSPWMNQRPLGVDVNVAYEESREDPDRMVQPQPLTQDFLMMSSGKRKRDEYPGQLPSGSFVPQQDGSADQVLEFVVSKDNAAKVWNSIMNRQESATNVSLIKRTTMSPVLPQRDGMQDDYNDQFFFPGVPTEDYNTPGESSEYRTPTPAVVTPQPRNDTGDEDDDEPPLNEDDDDDDETDDFTEDNDEPNTQHLVLAQFDKVTRTKNRWKCTLKDGIMHLNGRDVLFNKASGEFDF